In one Arachis duranensis cultivar V14167 chromosome 9, aradu.V14167.gnm2.J7QH, whole genome shotgun sequence genomic region, the following are encoded:
- the LOC107464155 gene encoding LOW QUALITY PROTEIN: putative disease resistance protein At3g14460 (The sequence of the model RefSeq protein was modified relative to this genomic sequence to represent the inferred CDS: deleted 1 base in 1 codon): MASKLEGGAYLSSFVDAISKKLSSILEDDSVLEGNDSVLELLERLDEILCDVEPVLDDAELKQFRNDRVKKWLVDLQDALYMADDFLDELSTKAVTATPGNSSSWSRPVDSIIEDRDVNVIEKIVGKLESLVRRKGKLGLEKSAKLDTSWRIPSTSLVISSDVVGRDEDKENIIKLLLDDTCDVESHVTVIPIVGMGGIGKTTLAQLVYNDAKVMGKFDTRAWVCVAENPDPVHVTRTIIGAIDSSPYNTDNFDSLQTDLKKKLTGKTFIVVLDDVWDEQPDMWENFLKPFHYGNNGSKILLTTRSGNVASVFAPNSLHYPLSLLSEEDCWKVFLKHSSISSGSKQYAILEPIGRKIVQKCKGVPLAVKTLGGLLRNKYNEGDWEIVLDSKIWELSEDVSPALRVSYHYLPSHLKRCFVYCSLYPEDYEFDKDELILLWMAEDLLQPKENSTLENIGCAYFDELVARSFFQPVSTNRKLFIMHDLMRDLATFFAGKFYFKLKEFGNRCMIDNKTRHLSYVTKFEDSIKLFREAYNGAVHLRTFLDFTLLRRRQSIDIESDSWLLQQQLGCLRVLSFQRSSIESLLDSIGELIHLRYLNLSDTPIVTLPESISKLYNLQTLKLRNCDELDMLPRRMKDLVNLRHLDIRGASRLKEMPKGMSKLKHLNFLSYYIVGEHEENGIRELGTLDNLHGSFCISKLENVKNSGEVLEAKMGNKKHINTLELNWLPDGDIDDVQTERDILGKLQPHQNLKKLSIVGYRGETFPDWLGLSCYSHMTKLSLDRCMNCCKLPSLGQLPSLQHLKFSNLDGLEKIDLEFYNKSNASFXXXXPFKCLETLKIVNMFSWREWHFPDEFDGFPKLRILSIKSCPVLKGGLPAHLPALEKLEIVECEELACPLPRAPKLHQLLAEGSSTSYWGVAPHNIVISGTQLANSVLEWLLLHIQLPRVLGLRIINYESAISISGDYLPASLHYLEISSCSKLTFSEHVQHKSLTKIEVKGCGSLTLFPMAGFPNLTELEISECQSMEKFHCPSLVSLPSLGLAAPHLQELCIEDCRKIDCFAEECLPPSLKTLEVIECEKLASWITSNVLQSECLTHLKLVSCFDTKPFPGEGCLPASLECLILREFPNLETLDCKGLHHLTSLKTLAIADCEKLENITEKHRLASIKNISIGEECPLRRKLEKMEHPRIQFIPYAQCVLLTSRYYGYTQSEYDDFSDTHSATCSVQ, from the exons ATGGCTTCAAAACTTGAAGGTGGAGCTTACCTCTCTTCTTTTGTTGATGCTATTTCAAAGAAGCTATCTTCAATACTTGAAGATGACTCTGTTCTGGAAGGAAATGACTCTGTCCTGGAGTTGCTTGAAAGGTTGGATGAAATTCTGTGTGATGTTGAACCTGTGCTTGATGATGCTGAGCTGAAGCAGTTCCGTAACGATAGAGTGAAGAAGTGGCTTGTTGATCTCCAAGATGCTCTCTACATGGCTGATGACTTTCTCGATGAACTCTCCACTAAAGCTGTCACTGCCACTCCAGGTAACTCTTCTTCCTGGTCTCGCCCTGTTGATTCAATTATTGAAGACAGGGATGTCAATGTCATTGAAAAAATAGTTGGCAAACTAGAATCTCTTGTACGACGAAAAGGTAAACTTGGACTGGAAAAGAGTGCCAAGTTGGACACATCTTGGAGAATTCCATCCACATCTCTCGTTATTAGTTCTGACGTAGTTGGTCGGGACGAAGACAAGGAGAACATAATCAAATTGCTGTTAGATGATACCTGCGATGTTGAATCACATGTAACTGTGATTCCCATTGTGGGTATGGGCGGGATAGGAAAAACTACTTTGGCTCAATTGGTTTACAATGATGCCAAAGTCATGGGAAAATTTGACACCAGAGCATGGGTGTGTGTTGCTGAAAATCCTGACCCAGTTCATGTTACAAGGACAATAATAGGGGCAATAGATTCTTCTCCCTATAACACAGATAACTTTGATTCACTTCAGACTGATTTGAAGAAGAAGTTGACAGGCAAGACCTTTATTGTTGTTTTAGATGATGTCTGGGATGAGCAACCAGACATGTGGGAGAATTTTCTAAAACCTTTTCACTATGGGAATAACGGGAGTAAGATTCTCCTAACAACCCGTAGCGGAAATGTTGCTTCTGTGTTCGCACCTAACAGTCTACATTACCCACTAAGTTTATTGTCGGAGGAAGATTGTTGGAAAGTGTTTTTGAAGCATTCATCCATTTCTTCTGGTTCTAAACAATATGCAATTTTAGAGCCAATTGGTAGAAAAATTGTTCAAAAGTGTAAGGGGGTACCTTTGGCTGTGAAGACACTTGGGGGTTTGTTGCGCAATAAGTATAATGAAGGAGATTGGGAGATTGTACTTGATAGTAAAATTTGGGAACTCTCGGAAGATGTCAGTCCTGCATTAAGAGTTAGTTATCACTATCTTCCTTCACATTTAAAGCGATGTTTTGTTTATTGTTCACTGTATCCAGAGGATTATGAATTTGACAAAGACGAATTAATTTTGTTATGGATGGCTGAAGATCTTTTACAACCAAAGGAAAACAGCACCTTAGAAAATATTGGTTGTGCATATTTTGATGAATTAGTTGCAAGGTCGTTTTTTCAACCTGTTAGTACTAACAGAAAGTTATTTATAATGCATGATCTTATGCGCGATCTAGCAACATTTTTTGCTGGGAAATTCTATTTCAAACTTAAAGAATTTGGCAATCGATGCATGATAGACAACAAAACTCGTCATTTGTCATATGTTACAAAATTTGAGGATAGCATCAAATTATTTCGAGAGGCCTATAATGGAGCAGTACACCTGAGAACATTTTTAGATTTTACTTTGCTTCGCCGTCGTCAATCAATTGATATTGAAAGCGATTCTTGGCTCTTACAACAACAATTAGGGTGTTTAAGAGTTTTGTCATTTCAACGCTCTTCTATAGAGTCATTGCTTGATTCAATAGGTGAATTAATTCATTTGCGTTATTTGAATCTGTCTGACACACCTATTGTGACATTGCCCGAGTCAATATCTAAATTATACAATCTCCAAACTTTGAAGTTGAGGAATTGTGATGAATTAGATATGCTTCCCCGCCGCATGAAAGATCTTGTGAACCTGCGTCACCTTGATATTCGAGGAGCTTCTCGTCTGAAAGAGATGCCGAAGGGAATGAGCAAGTTAAAGCATCTAAACTTCTTAAGTTATTATATCGTGGGCGAGCATGAAGAAAATGGGATAAGAGAACTGGGAACGCTGGACAATCTCCATGGCTCATTTTGCATTTCCAAGTTGGAGAATGTTAAGAATAGTGGTGAAGTTTTGGAGGCAAAGATGGGTAACAAGAAGCACATCAACACTTTAGAATTGAATTGGCTTCCAGATGGTGACATTGATGATGTTCAAACTGAAAGAGATATACTTGGCAAGTTACAACCTCATCAAAACTTGAAAAAGTTATCAATTGTGGGTTATCGGGGTGAAACATTCCCAGATTGGTTAGGCCTTtcatgctactcccatatgaccAAATTGAGTCTGGATCGTTGTATGAATTGTTGTAAGCTTCCTTCATTGGGACAGTTACCCTCTTTACAGCATCTGAAGTTTTCTAATCTTGATGGGTTGGAGAAAATTGATTTAGAGTTTTACAACAAAAGCAATGCATCA TTCNNNNNNNNNNNGCCCTTCAAATGTCTTGAAACTCTGAAAATTGTAAATATGTTTAGTTGGCGGGAATGGCATTTTCCTGATGAGTTTGATGGTTTTCCTAAGCTTAGAATCCTTTCAATAAAAAGTTGTCCGGTGTTAAAGGGAGGTCTGCCTGCTCACCTTCCGGCTCTGGAGAAACTTGAGATTGTTGAATGTGAAGAGCTTGCATGTCCGCTGCCGAGGGCTCCCAAGCTTCACCAATTACTTGCAGAGGGTTCTTCTACGTCTTACTGGGGAGTGGCACCGCACAACATAGTAATTTCAGGAACCCAGCTGGCGAATTCCGTATTGGAGTGGCTACTACTGCACATCCAACTGCCACGTGTCCTTGGTCTGCGTATAATTAACTATGAGTCAGCGATATCAATTTCAGGAGATTATTTGCCGGCTTCATTACACTATCTGGAAATCTCTTCTTGTTCAAAATTAACATTCTCCGAGCACGTGCAACACAAGTCGCTAACGAAGATAGAGGTAAAGGGGTGTGGTTCACTGACGTTGTTTCCAATGGCGGGCTTTCCAAATCTCACGGAACTCGAAATCAGTGAATGCCAAAGCATGGAAAAATTTCAT TGCCCGAGTCTAGTATCCCTGCCGTCGCTAGGGTTGGCTGCGCCCCACCTACAGGAGCTGTGTATAGAAGATTGCCGAAAAATCGATTGTTTTGCTGAGGAGTGCCTCCCTCCGAGTTTGAAAACTCTTGAGGTCATTGAGTGCGAGAAACTAGCGAGTTGGATTACATCAAATGTTTTGCAGAGTGAATGCCTTACCCATCTTAAGCTTGTTTCATGCTTTGATACAAAGCCGTTCCCAGGAGAGGGTTGCCTTCCTGCTTCTCTTGAGTGTCTTATATTGCGCGAGTTTCCAAATCTGGAGACGCTTGACTGCAAGGGGCTTCACCATCTTACCTCTCTCAAAACTTTAGCAATTGCTGACtgtgaaaagcttgagaataTCACAGAAAAACATCGCCTTGCCTCCATAAAAAATATCTCCATAGGGGAAGAATGTCCTTTGCGGCGTAAGCTGGAAAAGATGGAACACCCACGGATTCAATTCATTCCAT ATGCCCAATGTGTTTTACTTACTTCTCGCTATTATGGATATACACAAT CTGAGTATGATGATTTTTCTGATACTCATTCTGCAACATGTAGTGTGCAATGA